The Blattabacterium cuenoti genomic interval AAAAATTTCTTAAATATCATAAATTCCATTCTTTATACATAAAAGAACTAACTTTCAAAATTACTTCAATATATATTTCAAAAAAATATGTATAAAAATATTAGTTTTAATATTTTTAATATATATATAAATATAAAAATGATAAAGTATTTATCTGGATATTTAACATCTTTTTTTCTTAAAAAAAGAATAAAAAATATAGAATCATTTATGCGTTATCCAATAGAAATACAAAAAAATTTAATGAATAAATTAATTTTTTATGCTAAAAATACAGAATTTGGAAATAAATATGGATTTAGTGATATTAAAAAATATAAACAATTTTCTGAAAGAATCCCACTTTGTAAATATTCTGATATAAAATCTACAATAAAAAGAATTCAAAAAGGAGAAAAAAATATATTATGGCCTGGATCTGTAAAATGGTTTGCAAGATCATCAGGAACTACAAATGAAAAAAGTAAATATATTCCTATTACTAAACTATCCATGTATGAATGTCATTATAAAGCTGGAAAAGATGTATTATCTATTTATATACATAATCATCCAAATACTAAAATTTTTTTTGGTAAAGCAATTAGACTAGGAGGAAGTTATACTTTATACAAAAATTACAATACATTCTTTGGAGATTTATCTTCTATTTTAATAAAAAATATGCCTTTTTGGGCAGAAAGTATTTGTATTCCTAAAAAAAAAATATCCTTAATAAGTGAATGGGAAAAAAAATTGTATAATTTAGTACAAACTACTGGAAATAAAGATGTTCGTATTTTGTTTGGAGTTTGTTCTTGGTTATTAATTTTCTTAAATAAATTATTAAGTAAATTAAATAAGAAAAATATTAATGAAATTTGGCCAAATATAGAAGTAATATTTCATGGTGGAGTTAGTTTAGAACCTTATATACAACAGTACAGAAAAATATTTAATAAACCTATAAATTATTATAATATATACAGTGCTTCAGAAGGATTTTTTGCAGTACAAGATAATAATAGTGTTGAAGATCTTTTACTTCTTTTAAATCATGGAATTTTTTACGAATTTATTCCAATAGAAGAAATAAATAATACTAGTCCAAAAGTATTATCTATTGATAGTGTTGAATTAAATAAAAATTATGCTATGGTAATTTCTACTAATGCTGGATTATGGAGATATATTATTGGAGACACAGTAAAATTTACTAATTTATACCCTCATAGAATTTATATATCTGGTAGGATTACTCATTATATAAATTCTTTTGGAGAAGAATTAATTGTTTCTAATGCAGAAAAAGCATTAAATAATACTTGTATGAAAACAAATTCTATCATTAATGAATATACTGTTGCACCAATTTATATTAGTGATAATAATACTGGAGCTCATGAATGGGTAATAGAATTCAAAAAAACTCCAAAAAGTTTTTATAAGTTTAGAGATATATTAGATAAAGAATTAAAAATGTTGAATTCAGATTATGAAACAAAACGACACAAAGATATGGTGTTAAGACCTCCTGTTTTGTGTATAGTAAGAAATGGATTATTTTACGATTGGTTAAAAAAAAATAAAAAATTAGGTGGACAAAATAAAATTCCTCGTTTATTTAACGATAGAAAATATGTAGATTCTATATTAAGTATGGAAAAGAATACATTTAAAAAATATTTATAACTTTACAATATTTTTATTATGACCTCGAATAAGAATAAGGAAAATAAAAAAAAAATCTTCAAAAATTATGGTAAGTCTATTTTTGATACAGGATCTTCTCAAGTACAAGTAGCTTTGTTTACTTTTAGAATTAATCATTTAAGCAATCATCTTAAAAAAAATAAAAAAGATTTTAATACAGAAAGAACTTTGATAAAATTAGTAGGAAAAAGAAAAAAATTATTGAAGTACATAGAAAAACGTGATAAAAACAATTATAAAGATATTATTAAACATTTAGGATTAAGAAAATAATGTTTATTATAATATAAAAAGATAAAATATGCTAGGATCATACACTCCATCAGATACAATAATAAAAGAAACAATATCATTAAAAGATGGAAGTAGCATTATTATAGAAACGGGGAACTTAGCAAAACAAGCAAATGGTTCTGCAACAGTTAGAATAAATGATACGATATTGTTAGCTACAGTAGTTTTGTCCAAGGAAACAAAAAATGAAAATAATTTCCTTCCTTTAACAGTAGATTATAGAGAAAAATATTACGCATCAGGGAAAATACCTGGAGGATTTGTAAAAAGAGAAGGAAGACCTACAAACGAAGAAATATTAATAATGAGATTGGTTGATCGTGTTTTAAGACCTATGTTTCCGTGTTATTTTAAAAGAGAAATACAAATATCAATTTTATTATTGTCATACGATTATACTGTTTCTCCTGATGGATTAGCTGGATTAGCTGCCTCATCAGCTTTATCAGTTTCTGGAGTCCCATTTTATGGGCCGATATCTGAAGTGCGTATTGTTCGTTCAAAAGGAAAATTTTTTGTTAATCCAAATATTTATAGATTAGATTATAAAGATGTAGATATTGATTTAGTAATAGGAGCTTCCATTGATTCTATTTTAATGATAGAAGGAGAAATGAAAGAAATAAA includes:
- a CDS encoding GH3 auxin-responsive promoter family protein translates to MIKYLSGYLTSFFLKKRIKNIESFMRYPIEIQKNLMNKLIFYAKNTEFGNKYGFSDIKKYKQFSERIPLCKYSDIKSTIKRIQKGEKNILWPGSVKWFARSSGTTNEKSKYIPITKLSMYECHYKAGKDVLSIYIHNHPNTKIFFGKAIRLGGSYTLYKNYNTFFGDLSSILIKNMPFWAESICIPKKKISLISEWEKKLYNLVQTTGNKDVRILFGVCSWLLIFLNKLLSKLNKKNINEIWPNIEVIFHGGVSLEPYIQQYRKIFNKPINYYNIYSASEGFFAVQDNNSVEDLLLLLNHGIFYEFIPIEEINNTSPKVLSIDSVELNKNYAMVISTNAGLWRYIIGDTVKFTNLYPHRIYISGRITHYINSFGEELIVSNAEKALNNTCMKTNSIINEYTVAPIYISDNNTGAHEWVIEFKKTPKSFYKFRDILDKELKMLNSDYETKRHKDMVLRPPVLCIVRNGLFYDWLKKNKKLGGQNKIPRLFNDRKYVDSILSMEKNTFKKYL
- the rpsO gene encoding 30S ribosomal protein S15; this encodes MTSNKNKENKKKIFKNYGKSIFDTGSSQVQVALFTFRINHLSNHLKKNKKDFNTERTLIKLVGKRKKLLKYIEKRDKNNYKDIIKHLGLRK